Proteins encoded in a region of the Scomber scombrus chromosome 16, fScoSco1.1, whole genome shotgun sequence genome:
- the LOC133996592 gene encoding nuclear receptor subfamily 0 group B member 2-like — MFPLEEKSTNNTCSGYWDQHPHTILYNILSCRNSGYPKHLNSTVHSCHCEQKRAVYLKDPHATCQVASSVLVKTICFMRSLPSFSQLPSGDQLSLLRQCWVPLFVLGLAQEKMVFEITDMPNSSILRQILLGSGLTEKEAKQPTFAGVHNLRTCLHHVWNLDLSPKEYAYLKGTMLFNPAAEGLSASLFVEGLQQEAQRALQEVIHHLNPKDNGRFSHILQAASAIQTVSHSLVTELFFKPVIGNTNMLHLLTEMLFLK, encoded by the exons ATGTTTCCTCTGGAAGAGAAGAGTACGAACAACACTTGTTCAGGTTACTGGGATCAGCATCCGCACACCATCCTTTACAACATCTTGAGCTGCAGGAACAGTGGCTACCCCAAACACTTAAACAGCACAGTGCACAGCTGTCACTGTGAGCAGAAGAGGGCAGTTTACCTGAAGGACCCCCACGCTACCTGCCAAGTTGCCTCCAGTGTTCTGGTAAAAACTATTTGCTTCATGAGAAGTCTCCCATCTTTTAGTCAGCTTCCATCAGGAGATCAATTATCCTTATTAAGACAATGCTGggttcctctttttgttctgGGTCTTGCACAAGAAAAGATGGTATTTGAAATAACAGATATGCCAAATTCAAGTATCCTTAGACAGATTTTGCTTGGGTCAGGACTCACTGAAAAGGAGGCCAAACAACCAACTTTTGCTGGAGTCCACAATTTGAGAACTTGCCTGCATCACGTGTGGAATCTGGATCTCAGTCCAAAGGAATATGCTTACCTGAAGGGTACTATGTTGTTTAACCCag CTGCCGAAGGTTTAAGCGCCTCGTTGTTTGTCGAAGGCCTCCAACAGGAGGCTCAGAGAGCTCTCCAAGAAGTCATCCACCACCTGAACCCAAAGGACAACGGCCGCTTCAGCCACATCCTCCAAGCTGCCTCTGCCATTCAGACTGTCAGCCACAGCTTGGTCACAGAGCTCTTCTTCAAACCAGTTATTGGCAACACAAATATGTTACATTTGTTAACAgagatgttatttttaaagtaa